From the genome of Candidatus Roizmanbacteria bacterium, one region includes:
- the recG gene encoding ATP-dependent DNA helicase RecG encodes MQESHVLETKIEALPATRSTTISRFNSVGIKTYADLLKYIPRRYDDRSIIASIFSLQVGDKVSIIGSVSEVKNQFARNRLTIQTADITDDTGTISAVWFNQRYLTKALQLGQKIAFWGEIKLYRNKKVILPQEFEIVTEVTKALSHVGAIVPVYQETRGLSSKTIREKILFVMNQFKEIDPEGLEFLPQKIIEINGLLSEQSAYIKAHKPLSVQEIRDARHRLAFDELFILQLAAHLTRQQWDEEKVGTPMKIDLIKKDIEWFISSLPFTLTNAQKKSIDEVMGDLSKSKPMNRFLQGDVGSGKTIVAAVAAFASFLNGYKTLIMAPTEILAQQHYATFQELFKNTKVKVALVTGGKSYKVSSISNTGKMPNTEYAIRNTDIIIGTHALLHKKFEMNKIGLVVIDEQHRFGVKQRSQLKQLGINPHLLTMTATPIPRTAALTIFGELDMSIIDEMPLDRLNVKSWVVPSSKRTAAYGWIEKQIQKGDQIFVICPLIDESENESLASTRAAQKEFSTLSQSIFPNRKLALIHGKMKSIEKELIMKSFKSGDVDILVSTSVVEVGIDIPNATVIIIEGAERFGLAQLHQLRGRVGRGKKQSYCLLFTSDLIPVQTPRLSFFAAHPKGIDISEYDLQHRGAGEIYGTQQHGYSDLKIASLSDYSLIQKTREAVKIFTTEYQLKNFPNLQEKIKALTIESIARD; translated from the coding sequence ATGCAAGAGTCTCACGTTCTAGAAACAAAGATTGAGGCTCTTCCCGCAACTCGCTCAACTACCATAAGTCGCTTCAATTCCGTTGGTATAAAAACCTATGCGGACCTTCTCAAATATATCCCAAGACGATATGATGACAGGTCTATAATTGCTTCCATATTTTCACTACAGGTGGGGGACAAGGTAAGCATCATTGGCTCTGTAAGCGAAGTTAAAAATCAGTTTGCTAGAAATAGGCTAACGATACAAACTGCTGACATAACTGATGACACCGGTACCATATCGGCAGTATGGTTTAACCAACGATATCTTACAAAAGCGTTGCAACTAGGACAAAAGATTGCATTCTGGGGAGAGATAAAACTATATAGAAATAAAAAAGTCATCTTACCGCAGGAGTTTGAAATCGTAACTGAAGTTACAAAAGCACTGTCTCATGTCGGAGCGATAGTTCCGGTATATCAGGAAACAAGAGGACTTTCGAGTAAGACAATTCGTGAAAAGATTCTATTTGTAATGAATCAATTTAAAGAAATTGATCCAGAAGGTTTAGAATTTTTACCTCAGAAAATAATTGAAATAAACGGATTACTGTCCGAACAGTCCGCTTATATAAAGGCTCATAAACCACTTTCTGTGCAGGAGATCAGGGACGCAAGACACAGATTAGCCTTCGACGAACTATTCATACTTCAACTAGCCGCGCACCTTACACGACAACAATGGGATGAGGAAAAGGTCGGTACGCCTATGAAGATCGATTTGATAAAAAAGGACATAGAGTGGTTTATTTCTTCACTGCCATTTACGCTTACAAATGCTCAGAAAAAGTCTATCGATGAGGTAATGGGGGATCTATCTAAGTCAAAACCAATGAACCGGTTTTTACAAGGAGATGTAGGGTCGGGAAAAACAATAGTTGCAGCGGTAGCTGCATTCGCTTCATTTCTCAACGGTTATAAAACTCTAATTATGGCACCGACCGAGATACTTGCACAACAACACTACGCCACATTTCAAGAACTTTTCAAAAATACTAAGGTAAAGGTCGCTCTAGTAACCGGTGGAAAGTCGTATAAGGTATCTAGTATCTCGAATACCGGGAAAATGCCAAATACGGAATACGCTATACGAAATACAGATATAATCATCGGCACCCACGCATTACTTCACAAGAAGTTTGAGATGAATAAAATCGGTCTCGTAGTCATCGACGAGCAGCATAGATTTGGAGTAAAACAACGATCACAACTGAAGCAACTTGGCATTAATCCGCATCTTCTAACGATGACTGCCACGCCTATTCCTCGAACTGCAGCTCTCACAATTTTTGGCGAGCTCGATATGTCAATTATCGATGAGATGCCGTTGGATCGACTTAACGTAAAGTCTTGGGTAGTTCCTTCGTCGAAAAGAACCGCTGCATATGGTTGGATCGAGAAACAAATACAGAAAGGTGATCAAATTTTTGTAATTTGCCCTCTCATTGATGAATCCGAAAATGAGTCTCTTGCATCAACTAGAGCGGCTCAAAAAGAATTCTCAACGCTCTCTCAGTCAATTTTCCCGAATCGAAAACTTGCACTAATTCATGGAAAAATGAAATCGATAGAAAAAGAACTAATCATGAAATCCTTTAAAAGTGGTGATGTCGATATTCTTGTATCCACTTCGGTTGTTGAGGTAGGAATAGATATACCGAACGCAACGGTAATCATAATTGAAGGGGCTGAACGTTTTGGTCTAGCTCAATTACATCAACTGAGGGGACGCGTAGGAAGAGGAAAAAAACAGTCCTACTGTCTTCTTTTTACCTCGGACTTAATACCAGTTCAGACCCCTCGTCTTTCATTTTTCGCTGCTCATCCTAAAGGAATTGACATATCAGAGTACGATCTACAACACCGTGGAGCAGGTGAGATCTACGGTACTCAGCAGCATGGATATAGCGATTTAAAAATTGCATCCTTATCGGACTATTCGCTTATTCAAAAAACCCGGGAGGCTGTTAAAATTTTTACGACGGAGTATCAACTGAAGAACTTCCCCAATCTGCAAGAAAAAATAAAGGCCTTAACGATAGAGTCGATTGCCCGCGACTAA